Proteins encoded in a region of the uncultured Paludibaculum sp. genome:
- the tnpB gene encoding IS66 family insertion sequence element accessory protein TnpB (TnpB, as the term is used for proteins encoded by IS66 family insertion elements, is considered an accessory protein, since TnpC, encoded by a neighboring gene, is a DDE family transposase.), protein MTGLPSLRTLDREQSARIWLAAEAADMRCGFDRLAERVKAVIGQDPLSGHLFVFRSRRGDRLKILVWDRDGFVLWYKRLEAGTFKLPRVEAGSSSVELRASELAMVLDGIDVSRLRRVARYERGARVV, encoded by the coding sequence CTGCCGAGCCTGCGCACGCTCGACCGCGAGCAAAGCGCGCGCATCTGGCTCGCCGCCGAGGCGGCTGACATGCGCTGCGGTTTCGACCGCTTGGCCGAACGCGTGAAAGCTGTCATCGGACAGGACCCCTTGAGTGGCCACCTGTTTGTGTTTCGCTCGCGCCGCGGCGACCGGCTAAAAATTCTTGTGTGGGATCGCGACGGCTTTGTTCTTTGGTACAAGCGGCTCGAGGCAGGCACTTTCAAACTGCCCCGTGTGGAAGCCGGCTCATCTTCGGTGGAACTGAGAGCCAGTGAACTGGCCATGGTTCTGGATGGAATCGATGTGTCGCGACTGAGACGGGTCGCCCGCTATGAGCGCGGCGCGCGCGTCGTCTGA